One region of Terricaulis silvestris genomic DNA includes:
- a CDS encoding RluA family pseudouridine synthase encodes MSHEDQDSEEPGETRTAVAPDGAGDRVDVWLAQLWPDLSRSRVQGLIGAGKLSVDGAPVTHAKDKPRAGARYALILPPPEPAAPQPETLPITVVYEDADLIVIDKASGMAMHPAPGSMRGTLVNALLAHCGDSLSGIGGVARPGIVHRIDKDTTGLVVVAKHDRAHQGLAKLFAKHNLERVYYAVTRGAPKERAARIENRLVRSGEDRRKYVVARDPNTEAGKNAITDYWTVESFGQQAGASAGRPAAALLECRLHTGRTHQIRAHLTHLGAPLVGDPLYGKQRAFKAEGQHTDEAATAVAAFPRQALHAAVLGFKHPVTGEEMRFESALPTDMEALIGVLRKL; translated from the coding sequence ATGTCGCATGAGGATCAGGATAGCGAGGAGCCCGGCGAAACCCGCACGGCCGTCGCGCCAGATGGCGCCGGCGATCGCGTGGACGTATGGCTGGCGCAGCTCTGGCCGGACCTGTCGCGGTCGCGGGTGCAAGGCTTGATCGGCGCGGGAAAGCTGAGTGTCGATGGCGCGCCGGTAACGCACGCCAAGGATAAGCCGCGCGCCGGCGCACGCTATGCGCTCATTCTACCGCCGCCCGAACCTGCTGCGCCGCAACCGGAAACGCTGCCCATCACCGTCGTCTACGAAGACGCCGACCTCATCGTCATCGACAAAGCCTCCGGCATGGCGATGCATCCCGCACCCGGCTCGATGCGCGGCACGCTCGTGAACGCCCTGCTCGCGCACTGCGGCGATTCACTTTCTGGCATCGGCGGCGTTGCGCGCCCCGGCATCGTGCATCGCATCGACAAAGACACCACCGGACTCGTCGTCGTCGCCAAACACGACCGCGCGCACCAAGGCCTCGCCAAGCTCTTCGCCAAGCACAATCTCGAGCGCGTCTATTACGCGGTCACACGCGGCGCACCGAAAGAGCGCGCAGCGCGGATCGAGAACCGCCTCGTCCGCTCTGGCGAAGATCGTCGAAAATACGTGGTCGCGCGCGATCCAAACACGGAAGCCGGCAAAAACGCGATCACCGATTACTGGACCGTCGAAAGCTTCGGCCAACAAGCCGGCGCAAGCGCGGGCCGCCCTGCGGCGGCGTTGCTGGAATGCCGCCTTCACACCGGACGCACGCACCAAATCCGCGCGCACCTCACCCATCTCGGCGCGCCACTCGTCGGCGATCCGCTCTACGGCAAGCAGCGCGCGTTCAAAGCCGAAGGCCAGCACACCGACGAAGCTGCGACCGCGGTCGCCGCCTTTCCGCGCCAAGCGCTGCACGCCGCCGTACTCGGCTTCAAGCATCCGGTAACCGGAGAAGAGATGCGCTTCGAAAGCGCGCTGCCGACCGACATGGAAGCCCTGATCGGCGTACTCCGGAAGCTCTGA
- a CDS encoding metallophosphoesterase family protein, producing the protein MTPSTDKRLRVAAIGDLHVQESRTDSYKELFQEIASVADVLVLCGDLTNYGKTSEIELLADDLAGIQIPIVAVLGNHDHECGQPEVIKSYLSDAGVRVLDNGESFEIEGVGFAGCMGAMGGFGRGMLSSFGEKAVKAFVHECLEETMKLETSLRMLRTERAVAVLHYSPVADTLEGEPLEIFPFLGNSRLAHTVDQFDNVRAVVHGHAHRGVHKGKTPKGTPVYNCAQMVALAATGRPYALIEV; encoded by the coding sequence ATGACCCCGTCCACTGACAAGCGCCTGCGGGTAGCGGCGATCGGCGATCTGCACGTGCAGGAGTCGCGGACCGACTCTTACAAAGAGCTATTCCAAGAAATCGCGAGCGTGGCCGACGTTCTTGTGCTGTGCGGAGACCTCACCAATTACGGCAAAACCAGCGAGATCGAGCTGCTGGCTGACGATCTTGCCGGCATCCAGATTCCCATCGTCGCCGTTCTCGGCAATCACGACCACGAATGCGGCCAGCCTGAAGTCATCAAATCCTATCTCAGCGACGCGGGCGTGCGCGTGCTGGACAACGGTGAATCGTTCGAGATTGAAGGCGTCGGTTTCGCAGGATGCATGGGCGCGATGGGCGGCTTCGGGCGCGGTATGCTGTCCTCGTTCGGTGAGAAAGCCGTGAAGGCATTCGTGCACGAATGCTTGGAAGAGACCATGAAGCTGGAGACCAGCCTGCGCATGCTACGCACCGAGCGCGCGGTGGCGGTGCTGCACTATTCGCCGGTGGCCGACACACTTGAAGGCGAGCCGCTGGAGATATTCCCGTTCCTCGGCAATTCACGGCTCGCGCACACCGTCGACCAGTTCGACAATGTGCGCGCCGTGGTTCATGGCCACGCCCATCGCGGCGTACACAAGGGCAAAACCCCGAAGGGCACGCCCGTCTACAATTGCGCGCAGATGGTGGCGTTGGCCGCCACCGGGCGGCCATACGCGCTGATCGAAGTTTAG
- a CDS encoding AsmA family protein yields the protein MDTAPNPPPRSRLASARAWGVRTGARARHGAAWTWGKVAAAPWKRIGIWAGGVSGVLVIGLVLFVTFADWNALKGPISRFASTATGREIVIRGDLDVDLWSFTPDIRVSDLYIGNPRHYADRGQFALVEQADASVRLLPLFIGRLDFVRLDLNGADVSLYRSAEGISNWSSPNTGRGRQFNLPAIREFSLNEGRLRYEDDKRHLVLDATFTTAESADRRNPGRFELNGDGRINGRPFTLQLTGAPLLNVRRDRPYAFDADVNAGGTHIKADGSIQRPFDFSVWQANIEATGPDLADLYTLTGLALPNTPPYDLRGVLQRRGQTFGMPRVAGRVGDSDVRGDFTATRQRNDRLMLDGDFRSNSLDFDDLMAVLGGPPSTDSGESASAEQRQMAANLEAQGRLLPDAQLDISRVRNMDARVSYRAAHVRSERVPLRGLAVDIALNEGLLRLDPLTLELRQGRFGGAVALNAREDVPRVDLDMRLSNARIESILVFRSETPPITGALLGRVQLSGRGGSVRDAAANANGDISLVTTSGEIREAFAELTGINVTRGLGLLLSEDQGKIDIRCGVASFRVTNGVAQARSIVIDTDTMLIRGDGTVSLRNETLDLRIQGEPKEARLIRLAAPITLQGRLRSPEIGIEAGPIAGQGGLAAVLGSLIAPIAAVLPFVDPGLAEDANCAALIAGRAQPPSDG from the coding sequence ATGGACACCGCGCCAAATCCGCCTCCCCGTTCGCGTCTCGCGTCGGCACGGGCCTGGGGCGTGCGCACGGGCGCGCGTGCGAGACACGGCGCTGCATGGACATGGGGCAAGGTTGCCGCGGCGCCGTGGAAACGGATCGGCATTTGGGCTGGCGGCGTCTCCGGCGTGCTCGTGATCGGGCTCGTGCTGTTCGTCACCTTCGCCGACTGGAATGCACTCAAAGGTCCGATCTCGCGCTTCGCATCGACAGCGACGGGGCGCGAAATCGTTATTCGCGGCGATCTCGACGTCGATCTGTGGTCCTTCACGCCGGACATCCGCGTCAGCGATCTCTACATCGGCAATCCGCGGCATTACGCTGATCGCGGCCAGTTCGCGCTCGTTGAACAAGCGGACGCTTCCGTCCGGTTGTTGCCGCTCTTCATCGGGCGGCTCGACTTCGTGCGGCTCGACCTTAACGGGGCTGACGTCTCACTGTATCGGAGCGCTGAAGGGATCTCGAACTGGTCGAGCCCCAATACCGGCCGCGGGCGTCAGTTCAATCTGCCAGCGATCCGCGAATTCTCGCTCAACGAAGGGCGGCTGCGCTACGAAGACGACAAGCGCCATTTGGTGCTCGACGCCACCTTCACGACCGCCGAGAGCGCCGATCGGCGCAATCCCGGCCGCTTCGAGCTCAATGGCGACGGCCGCATCAACGGCCGGCCGTTTACGCTCCAGCTGACCGGCGCGCCGCTGCTCAATGTGCGCCGCGATCGGCCCTATGCTTTCGATGCCGACGTCAACGCCGGCGGCACGCACATCAAAGCGGACGGGTCGATCCAGCGGCCGTTCGATTTCAGTGTTTGGCAAGCGAACATCGAAGCGACCGGTCCAGATCTCGCGGACCTCTATACGCTCACCGGCCTCGCGCTCCCCAATACACCGCCATACGATCTGCGTGGCGTGTTGCAGCGGCGCGGCCAAACCTTCGGCATGCCGCGCGTGGCCGGCCGCGTCGGTGACAGTGACGTGCGCGGTGATTTCACCGCGACGCGTCAGCGTAACGATCGCCTCATGCTCGACGGCGACTTCCGCTCGAATAGCCTGGACTTCGACGACTTGATGGCCGTGCTTGGCGGCCCGCCAAGTACTGATAGCGGCGAAAGCGCATCCGCCGAACAACGGCAAATGGCCGCCAACCTGGAGGCGCAGGGCCGGCTGCTGCCGGATGCACAGCTCGACATCAGCCGCGTCCGCAACATGGACGCGCGAGTCTCCTACCGCGCGGCGCACGTGCGCAGCGAACGCGTTCCGTTGCGCGGGCTCGCTGTCGATATCGCGCTGAACGAAGGTCTGCTCCGTCTAGACCCGCTAACGCTAGAACTGCGCCAGGGCCGGTTCGGCGGCGCGGTCGCGCTCAATGCGCGCGAGGATGTGCCGCGCGTGGACCTCGATATGCGGCTCTCGAATGCGCGGATCGAATCCATCCTGGTGTTCCGCAGCGAGACGCCGCCGATAACCGGCGCTCTGCTTGGCCGCGTTCAGTTGAGCGGCCGTGGCGGCTCCGTCCGCGACGCCGCGGCGAACGCGAATGGCGACATCTCGCTGGTCACGACATCGGGAGAAATTCGCGAAGCTTTTGCCGAACTCACGGGCATCAACGTCACGCGCGGTCTCGGCTTGTTGCTCAGCGAAGACCAGGGTAAAATCGACATACGCTGCGGCGTCGCGAGCTTCCGCGTCACCAACGGCGTCGCACAAGCCCGGAGCATCGTCATCGATACCGACACGATGCTGATCCGCGGCGACGGCACGGTCAGCTTGCGCAACGAAACGTTGGATCTCCGCATTCAGGGCGAACCCAAAGAAGCGCGTCTCATCCGCCTCGCGGCGCCGATCACGCTGCAGGGCCGCTTGCGTTCGCCCGAGATCGGCATCGAGGCTGGACCGATCGCGGGTCAAGGCGGGCTGGCGGCCGTGTTGGGTTCGCTCATCGCACCAATCGCCGCCGTGCTGCCGTTCGTTGATCCTGGCCTCGCCGAAGACGCGAACTGCGCCGCGTTGATCGCAGGCCGCGCACAGCCTCCGAGCGACGGCTGA
- a CDS encoding patatin-like phospholipase family protein → MGEHLRERFRRPGPKRILSLDGGGARGLLTLGVLAQLERQLGERSGDPNNFRLAHYFDLIGGTSTGAIIATTLALEWRVREVVDLYFKLLPAIFERPQVPGPLRVLIPAFKNKALTQGLNEHLGDRMLNSDALKTGLAIHAKRIDSGSAWIVVNNADWCYFNAKADSTGVPNSQFYLRDLVQASAAAPTYFADVRIPLARKKNGSVAGYGHFFDGGVSPNNNPAQQLLMTVTEPAFGFNWPTGEGNLLIWSVGTGYVRKRFEKKNRKRRSSAKNIGDFRRLMYSSKVMAALEGYNHDICQQQITLMQALSRPRFPWHVNSEVRMQINTPLLSREPIMTFQRYDARLEIEEEEFRRPEHIETLLGGADMDRKEVEQLRKLDIKDVKLLDILYRTGEALGAAQLIRRETTDEANPVKGSAIAPDWPPQSFDLPSWRRATAQEPQT, encoded by the coding sequence ATGGGCGAACACTTGCGCGAACGGTTTCGGCGGCCTGGTCCGAAACGCATCTTGTCTCTCGATGGCGGCGGCGCTCGCGGGCTGTTGACGCTTGGCGTGTTGGCGCAATTGGAGCGGCAGCTCGGCGAACGCAGCGGTGATCCGAACAATTTCCGTCTCGCCCACTATTTCGATCTCATCGGCGGCACCTCGACGGGCGCGATTATCGCGACGACGCTGGCGCTTGAGTGGCGCGTACGCGAGGTGGTCGATCTCTATTTCAAGCTGCTGCCGGCGATTTTTGAGCGTCCGCAAGTGCCGGGGCCGCTGCGCGTGCTCATACCGGCGTTCAAGAACAAGGCGCTGACGCAAGGCTTGAACGAGCATCTGGGCGACAGGATGCTGAACTCCGATGCGCTCAAAACTGGCTTGGCGATTCACGCCAAGCGTATCGATTCCGGTTCGGCCTGGATCGTCGTGAACAATGCCGACTGGTGCTACTTCAACGCCAAGGCCGACAGCACCGGCGTGCCGAACTCGCAATTCTATCTGCGCGATCTGGTGCAGGCCTCCGCCGCGGCGCCGACGTACTTTGCCGACGTGCGTATTCCGCTTGCGCGGAAGAAGAACGGTAGCGTCGCTGGTTATGGTCACTTTTTCGATGGTGGCGTCAGCCCGAACAACAATCCCGCGCAGCAATTGTTGATGACGGTCACGGAGCCGGCGTTTGGGTTCAACTGGCCGACGGGTGAAGGGAATTTGCTGATCTGGTCGGTTGGCACGGGCTATGTGCGCAAGCGGTTTGAGAAGAAAAACCGCAAGCGTCGGTCCAGCGCCAAGAACATCGGCGACTTCCGGCGGCTGATGTATTCCAGCAAAGTGATGGCCGCGCTTGAGGGCTATAATCACGACATCTGCCAGCAGCAGATCACGTTGATGCAAGCGCTCTCGCGGCCGCGCTTTCCGTGGCACGTCAATTCTGAAGTGCGGATGCAGATCAACACGCCGTTGCTCTCGCGCGAACCGATCATGACGTTCCAGCGCTACGATGCGCGGCTGGAGATTGAAGAAGAGGAATTCCGCCGTCCTGAACACATCGAGACGCTGCTGGGCGGCGCCGACATGGATCGCAAGGAAGTAGAGCAACTCCGGAAGCTCGATATCAAGGATGTGAAGCTGCTCGACATCCTCTATCGCACCGGTGAAGCGCTAGGTGCGGCGCAGCTGATCCGCCGTGAAACGACCGACGAGGCCAATCCCGTCAAAGGCTCGGCGATCGCACCGGATTGGCCGCCGCAATCGTTCGATCTGCCTAGTTGGCGGCGTGCGACTGCGCAAGAGCCACAAACGTAG
- a CDS encoding acyloxyacyl hydrolase, with translation MRGKAAGIAAFGAALMMAPAAQAGVNEVHIGVMQHNICVTNCKNADKEDGPNVEFQVSFDSPGFLSWAGSPQPYLMASVNTAGATSFGGGGLEWRWNFADNWALEPGLGVVVHDGAVNNPFANGTQEAADFAAENVLLGSETLFRTSIGLTYDFEGPWEVQAFFEHLSHGQILASGRNQGLDEAGIRIGYQFGN, from the coding sequence ATGCGGGGAAAAGCGGCTGGGATTGCGGCGTTCGGTGCGGCGCTGATGATGGCGCCGGCGGCGCAAGCGGGCGTCAACGAAGTTCATATCGGCGTGATGCAGCACAATATCTGCGTCACCAATTGCAAGAATGCCGACAAAGAAGACGGGCCCAACGTCGAGTTTCAAGTCTCGTTCGACTCGCCAGGCTTTCTGAGCTGGGCGGGATCTCCGCAGCCGTATCTGATGGCGTCGGTTAACACCGCGGGCGCAACCAGCTTCGGCGGCGGCGGTCTCGAATGGCGCTGGAATTTCGCTGACAATTGGGCGCTGGAGCCGGGCCTCGGTGTTGTCGTGCATGACGGCGCGGTCAACAATCCGTTTGCCAACGGCACCCAGGAAGCGGCGGACTTCGCTGCCGAGAATGTCCTGTTGGGTTCGGAAACCCTGTTTCGCACCTCGATCGGTCTCACCTACGATTTCGAAGGCCCATGGGAGGTGCAAGCCTTCTTCGAGCACCTGAGCCACGGCCAGATTCTCGCGAGCGGCCGCAATCAGGGCTTGGACGAGGCTGGCATTCGTATCGGCTACCAGTTCGGCAACTGA
- a CDS encoding Yip1 family protein produces MSADNENEPAANRRFSVEDAKARAQQAMRRSEFILSRAYGLLRDPKKEWEQIRAEETTVPSILLGYVAPLAAIPPVCDLIGSSLFNRMLQVEPGEALIRAVITWIISIGLVFFLGVLINAVADNFDADKDDLGSQKIAAYSLTPAFLSGVFSLWPPLWWLSLFALAAMVFLMFRGLPILMKAPPEQSMGYAATVTIATMVGFIVLFSLASCVTG; encoded by the coding sequence ATGTCTGCCGATAACGAAAACGAACCAGCCGCCAACCGCCGCTTCAGCGTCGAGGATGCGAAGGCGCGTGCACAGCAGGCGATGCGTAGGTCGGAGTTCATCTTGTCGCGCGCCTACGGGCTGCTGCGTGATCCGAAGAAGGAATGGGAGCAAATCCGCGCCGAGGAGACGACGGTCCCCAGCATTCTGCTGGGTTACGTCGCGCCGCTCGCCGCCATTCCGCCGGTGTGCGATCTGATCGGCTCTTCGCTGTTCAACCGGATGCTGCAAGTGGAGCCGGGAGAAGCGTTGATCCGCGCCGTCATCACCTGGATCATCTCGATCGGCTTGGTGTTCTTTCTCGGCGTGCTCATCAACGCCGTCGCCGACAATTTCGACGCCGACAAGGACGATCTGGGCTCGCAAAAGATCGCCGCCTATTCGCTGACGCCGGCGTTTCTGTCTGGCGTGTTCAGCTTGTGGCCGCCGCTCTGGTGGCTGTCGTTGTTCGCGCTGGCGGCGATGGTGTTCCTGATGTTCCGCGGACTGCCGATCCTGATGAAAGCGCCTCCGGAACAATCCATGGGCTACGCCGCAACCGTAACGATCGCGACAATGGTCGGCTTCATCGTTTTGTTTTCGCTCGCGAGTTGCGTCACCGGTTGA
- a CDS encoding nucleotidyltransferase: MTSVADQSFQPPPEAEEFYIEGLKLLAQSDIPFLLSGTYAVTTYTGIVRPTKDLDIFCKAGDYPRILTFFQERGYKIEVEDERWIAKIFKGKYFFDIIYSCRTTEIAITDEWFEDAPEIEVYGTKVRIIKPTELIWSKIFVQDRYRYDGADVAHVILRQNEAIDWKRLLRYMELHWEVLFTHLVNFRYIYPSERDLVPRWLMDELIARMQAHLDMPESKVRVCRGRLFSARDYVTDITEWGYADMTGKGLEERHDPVH; this comes from the coding sequence ATGACAAGTGTTGCCGACCAAAGCTTTCAGCCGCCGCCAGAAGCGGAAGAGTTCTACATCGAGGGCCTGAAGCTCTTGGCGCAGAGCGATATCCCGTTCCTGCTGTCCGGAACGTACGCCGTGACGACGTACACCGGCATCGTGCGGCCGACGAAGGACTTGGACATTTTCTGCAAGGCCGGCGATTACCCGCGCATCCTCACCTTCTTTCAGGAGCGCGGTTACAAAATCGAAGTCGAAGACGAGCGTTGGATCGCGAAGATCTTCAAGGGAAAATACTTCTTCGATATCATTTATAGCTGCCGCACCACCGAGATCGCGATTACCGATGAATGGTTCGAGGATGCGCCGGAGATCGAAGTCTACGGCACCAAAGTCCGCATTATCAAACCCACCGAACTGATCTGGTCGAAAATCTTCGTGCAGGATCGCTATCGCTATGACGGCGCTGACGTCGCACACGTGATCTTACGGCAAAACGAAGCAATCGATTGGAAGCGCTTGCTCCGCTATATGGAGCTGCACTGGGAAGTGCTGTTCACTCACCTGGTCAACTTTCGCTACATTTATCCGAGCGAGCGCGATCTGGTGCCCCGCTGGTTGATGGATGAACTCATTGCGCGCATGCAAGCGCATCTCGACATGCCGGAGTCCAAGGTAAGAGTCTGTCGCGGGCGCCTCTTCAGCGCGCGCGACTACGTCACCGACATCACGGAATGGGGCTACGCCGACATGACCGGCAAGGGCCTCGAAGAACGGCATGACCCCGTCCACTGA
- a CDS encoding Yip1 family protein, with protein MTIDPQNVGGTTAGLVDRVKNILLTPAAEWNRIDAEPADVQKIYIGYVLPLAALAAICAFIGLSIIGMSVFGTSYKVPIVTGAVMAVMRVIMGLVGVYLLAVITNALAPNFGSQPNMGKAHQLAAYGSTAGFLAGVFAILPALSILGLVGLYSLYLLYVGLPKMMKTPEDKKMVYLIVIIVIAIVVQLVIGAIVGAVQMSMGGVPGMPVVNPY; from the coding sequence ATGACAATCGATCCTCAAAATGTTGGCGGCACGACAGCCGGCCTAGTTGATCGCGTAAAGAACATTCTGCTTACGCCTGCCGCCGAGTGGAACCGCATCGATGCGGAACCGGCGGACGTCCAAAAAATCTACATCGGCTACGTTCTGCCGTTGGCTGCGCTCGCGGCCATCTGCGCCTTCATCGGCCTGTCGATCATCGGCATGTCAGTGTTTGGCACGAGCTACAAAGTACCGATCGTGACCGGTGCGGTCATGGCCGTGATGCGCGTGATCATGGGGCTGGTTGGCGTCTACCTGCTTGCAGTCATCACCAATGCGCTAGCGCCCAATTTCGGTTCGCAACCCAATATGGGCAAAGCCCACCAACTCGCGGCGTACGGCTCGACAGCGGGATTCCTGGCCGGCGTGTTTGCGATCCTTCCGGCGCTATCGATCCTCGGATTGGTCGGGCTCTACTCACTCTATCTGCTCTATGTCGGCCTTCCGAAGATGATGAAGACGCCCGAAGACAAGAAGATGGTGTATCTGATCGTCATCATCGTGATTGCCATCGTAGTGCAGCTTGTCATCGGTGCGATTGTCGGCGCCGTGCAAATGTCGATGGGCGGCGTGCCGGGCATGCCTGTCGTGAACCCGTACTAA
- a CDS encoding adenylosuccinate synthase produces the protein MSGVVVVGAQWGDEGKGKIVDWLCNRADVVVRFQGGHNAGHTLVVGNTTYKLALLPSGVVQGKLSIIGNGVVVDPWALAEEIAKIEKQGVKISAEKLVLSDQAALILPFHRDLDAAREAQAGAASIGTTKRGIGPAYEDKVGRRAIRVADLADPEAVAWKIERLTAHHNALRKGLDLPEIDVPALKKDLAEIAPSVLKYAQPAWRVLNAAFEDSKRVLFEGAQGMLLDVDHGTYPFVTSSNVAAGQASAGSGVGPRKISYVLGLVKAYTTRVGAGPFPTELHDDIGKRLGEVGREVGTNTGRARRCGWFDAVLVRQSVALSGIDGIALTKLDVLDGFDEIKICTGYEVGGKTLDYLPASLKEQAAVKPIYESLEGWNATTRGVRSSKDLPANAIKYIRRIEELIGCPAALVSTSPERDDVILMRDPFKA, from the coding sequence TTGTCAGGCGTAGTAGTTGTCGGCGCACAATGGGGCGACGAGGGCAAAGGCAAGATCGTTGATTGGCTGTGCAACCGCGCGGATGTCGTGGTGCGCTTCCAGGGCGGCCATAACGCTGGCCACACGCTCGTCGTGGGCAACACGACATACAAGCTCGCTCTGCTGCCGTCAGGCGTTGTGCAGGGTAAGCTTTCCATTATCGGCAACGGCGTTGTCGTCGATCCGTGGGCGCTGGCCGAGGAAATCGCCAAGATCGAAAAACAGGGCGTGAAGATCAGCGCCGAGAAACTGGTGCTTTCCGACCAAGCCGCGCTGATCCTGCCGTTCCATCGCGATCTCGACGCGGCGCGCGAAGCGCAGGCGGGTGCGGCATCGATCGGCACCACCAAGCGCGGCATAGGGCCAGCATACGAAGACAAGGTCGGCCGGCGCGCCATCCGCGTTGCCGATCTCGCCGATCCCGAAGCTGTCGCGTGGAAAATCGAACGCCTGACCGCGCACCACAACGCGCTGCGCAAGGGGCTCGATCTGCCGGAGATCGATGTGCCGGCATTGAAGAAGGACTTGGCCGAGATCGCGCCGAGCGTGCTGAAATACGCGCAACCGGCGTGGCGCGTGCTGAACGCGGCGTTCGAGGATTCCAAGCGCGTGCTGTTCGAAGGCGCGCAGGGCATGTTGCTCGATGTCGACCACGGCACGTATCCGTTCGTGACATCGTCCAACGTCGCCGCCGGCCAAGCGTCAGCGGGCTCCGGTGTTGGGCCGCGCAAGATCAGCTACGTGCTCGGGCTGGTGAAGGCCTACACCACACGCGTCGGCGCTGGGCCGTTTCCAACTGAGCTTCACGATGACATCGGCAAGCGCCTCGGCGAAGTCGGCCGCGAGGTCGGCACCAATACCGGTCGCGCGCGCCGCTGCGGCTGGTTTGATGCTGTGCTGGTGCGCCAGTCGGTCGCCCTTTCTGGCATCGACGGCATCGCGCTGACCAAGCTCGACGTGCTCGATGGTTTCGACGAGATCAAGATCTGCACCGGTTACGAAGTCGGCGGCAAGACGCTCGACTATCTGCCAGCGAGCCTGAAAGAGCAGGCGGCGGTGAAGCCGATCTATGAATCGCTCGAAGGCTGGAACGCGACCACGCGCGGCGTGCGTTCGTCGAAGGATCTGCCGGCCAACGCCATCAAATACATCCGCCGCATCGAGGAATTGATCGGCTGTCCGGCCGCGCTGGTGTCCACCAGCCCCGAGCGCGACGACGTCATTCTGATGCGCGACCCGTTCAAGGCCTAG
- the rpoH gene encoding RNA polymerase sigma factor RpoH, which yields MASNALTLALSPEQGLNRYLSEIRKYPMLAKEDEFMLAKRWQEHGDTESAHKLVTSHLRLVAKIAMGYRGYGLPIGEVISEGNVGLMQAVKKFDPDKGFRLATYAMWWIRASIQEYILRSWSLVKMGTTAAQKKLFFNLRRLKGEMAALEEGDLKPENVAAIAHKLAVTEEEVISMNRRLGGGGDASLNAPIGGAGGEGESEWMDWLADDKTEGTQETRLAETEEFGARMTLLQEAMSELNERERNIIQERRLKDEPATLEELSVQYGVSRERVRQIEVRAFEKLQKAMKRQAVERGLVAGADA from the coding sequence ATGGCATCAAACGCGCTCACGCTCGCACTGTCCCCGGAACAGGGGCTGAACCGGTATCTCTCCGAGATCCGGAAATATCCCATGCTCGCCAAGGAAGATGAATTCATGCTGGCCAAGCGCTGGCAGGAACACGGCGACACGGAAAGCGCGCACAAGCTCGTTACGTCCCACCTCCGCCTCGTCGCGAAAATCGCGATGGGCTACCGCGGCTATGGCCTGCCGATCGGAGAAGTGATCTCCGAAGGCAACGTTGGCCTCATGCAAGCGGTGAAGAAGTTCGACCCGGACAAGGGCTTCCGGCTCGCCACCTACGCCATGTGGTGGATCCGCGCCTCAATCCAGGAATACATCCTGCGCTCGTGGTCGCTTGTGAAAATGGGCACCACCGCCGCGCAGAAGAAGCTCTTCTTCAACCTGCGCCGCCTCAAGGGCGAGATGGCAGCGCTTGAGGAAGGCGACCTGAAGCCTGAGAACGTGGCAGCGATCGCTCACAAGCTCGCGGTCACGGAAGAAGAAGTGATCTCGATGAACCGGCGTCTGGGCGGCGGCGGTGACGCCTCGCTCAACGCGCCGATCGGCGGCGCCGGTGGTGAAGGCGAAAGCGAGTGGATGGATTGGCTCGCCGACGACAAAACCGAAGGCACGCAGGAAACCCGCCTCGCCGAGACGGAAGAGTTCGGCGCGCGCATGACCCTGCTGCAAGAAGCTATGAGCGAGCTCAATGAGCGCGAGCGCAACATCATCCAAGAGCGCCGCTTGAAGGACGAGCCGGCGACGCTGGAAGAGCTTTCCGTGCAGTACGGCGTCAGCCGCGAACGCGTGCGCCAGATCGAAGTGCGCGCGTTCGAGAAACTGCAGAAGGCAATGAAGCGCCAGGCCGTCGAACGCGGCCTGGTCGCGGGCGCCGACGCCTAA